A window of Xiphophorus hellerii strain 12219 chromosome 19, Xiphophorus_hellerii-4.1, whole genome shotgun sequence contains these coding sequences:
- the LOC116708423 gene encoding BRD4-interacting chromatin-remodeling complex-associated protein isoform X2, translated as MEDEDGTCLLDVLCDPQALNDFLHGTSELQTEDLLISSSSGEPSLFTDAPSPVSLLGDSRDCNDTPPPGCVDLSFLEEALLSSPEGAEDPEAMQPPAEAGCEAKEEEEVGEAEVACDILQQSLQEAEITEQTMALEAGLAQAGDVLSLYPPTPLLSPPAAPFIPKSVTLPVAPTLPRDTQAAVEPPQPSLLAVGPGCPSLKPAAPAQLMGLLPGNVFPAPSPDSSFSLSPAQGSSMIIHKAVPGVPTRPLINPTLRATAAPAPGIVLQRAPLPIQPKLPISIQPRLVQISPKPSGQKATSGLTFVPATASSNILLSQAPGQKTVAPQPQPAQQLSKPVSLQLVNQGGSFVLQPQGLFQGQNQFLLPGQCPVTISQPARAVQPLLTPSHQGPSVHSVAASTGQLVDGSQILTVPRRQLNFSPVFTTPTGQLALRQATVLSGSLQLQPAPATVFQMPAQLAGAYAAGGQGQQATLVHSPALGNHITLINSSGVLPQDLTSISIVNGPSVVQGLPFAAQAAAPQAGVTDGQLSLQRASVVLLPERPVQEERSGSEEAFHQLQKPFGHVVQHVSVQPGSAGLQSSPPLPPPPALPQVVAVLQPPPEPPHVPEAAVETPKLLMPSADLSQVVEEVAHSMSQSQDFMQHMPQDVLSSPIPSELLVGDLPVVPIEPLTSPAGSDGASPPRSGAASEPDAHMISGRRCEVSPHPSEPEDATMICSPSLVQDAPRPAPATFSPPVGPQTSASQAHMEAPVQYHVPQSLFAETQANVQSVSQPPGQVQPPVSQPPSSSCTPARRSPSPLHVSVPVPQQQTAPAPLSNEGDDSAVQQHTQNKPTAALESKSYTLNVHPPSPADRLQGPPNQCGPVQHSGKKLADNLELQREERLTPAMRRHRFQQQLCLDHGAVQNPFTRLAFTTLKDAVRSLLPYHTCAGHLPTQDDFSLVDQEFDSVSGFLLKRTKDMVNKYRQLLVKETQQESPSAEMVMLERLFLQAERYTLAEERRRARKDPETFMTSLVTSASSPHSAQSSGFSHAHSSSSPSSPPAWARLTERPPGLKTYRSSSRGALRLTIKQESGSRKVIHNSACDPGLKRDHTGQLTNGGGGVNERHPQATNGAPRHSQYGDEMSDGALGCNAAEQVPQTVPDSEAKPPIPLPMTEPEDVCFEIATRDIGAPKLKCYKVDVSPQPEQRFSPASLPFQEDNILSEHLQSAIDSILELQRLQGPSVAPGRAAPGPSLDQPVTSILGGHL; from the exons ATGGAGGATGAAGATGGGACTTGTCTACTTGATGTTTTGTG TGACCCCCAAGCCCTGAATGACTTCCTTCATGGAACCAGTGAG CTGCAGACTGAAGACCTGCTCATTAGCTCCTCCTCTGGGGAACCCTCCCTCTTCACAGATGCCCCG AGTCCCGTCTCTCTGCTGGGAGACAGCAGGGACTGCAATGACACGCCTCCACCTGGCTGTGTGGACCTGTCCTTCTTGGAGGAGGCTCTGCTGTCCTCTCCGGAGGGCGCAGAGGACCCGGAAGCCATGCAGCCACCTGCCGAGGCTGGATGTGAGgcgaaggaggaggaggaagtgggGGAGGCGGAGGTGGCTTGTGATATCCTCCAGCAGAGTCTGCAGGAGGCTGAAATCACCGAGCAGACCATGGCCCTGGAAGCAGGACTGGCGCAAGCAGGAGACGTTTTGTCCCTCTATCCCCccactcctctcctctctccacCCGCTGCGCCATTCATACCCAAGTCTGTCACATTGCCCGTCGCCCCGACGTTGCCCAGAGACACCCAAGCCGCGGTGGAGCCTCCTCAGCCCTCCCTGCTGGCAGTGGGACCGGGCTGCCCATCGCTAAAACCAGCCGCCCCTGCTCAGCTGATGGGACTTCTGCCTGGGAATGTGTTTCCTGCGCCGTCTCCAGACAGTTCCTTCTCCCTGAGTCCCGCTCAAGGCTCCAGCATGATCATCCACAAGGCAGTGCCTGGTGTCCCCACTCGGCCCCTCATCAACCCGACTCTCAGAGCCACAGCGGCGCCGGCGCCGGGCATCGTCCTGCAGCGTGCCCCGCTCCCCATCCAGCCCAAGCTGCCCATCAGCATCCAGCCCAGGCTGGTgcaaatcagccccaagccctCGGGGCAGAAAGCGACCTCTGGTCTCACGTTCGTCCCAGCGACTGCCTCGTCCAACATCTTACTGTCCCAAGCTCCTGGCCAAAAGACCGTAGCTCCACAGCCGCAGCCGGCGCAGCAGCTCTCCAAGCCGGTCAGCCTGCAGCTGGTCAACCAGGGCGGCTCATTCGTGCTCCAGCCTCAGGGACTCTTCCAAGGCCAGAACCAGTTTCTTCTTCCGGGCCAGTGTCCCGTCACAATCTCCCAGCCTGCCAGAGCAGTGCAGCCTCTCCTTACCCCCAGTCATCAAGGCCCTTCCGTTCACAGCGTGGCTGCCTCCACTGGGCAGCTTGTGGATGGCTCTCAGATCCTAACCGTACCCCGAAGACAGCTGAACTTCAGCCCAGTCTTCACCACTCCTACAGGGCAGCTAGCTCTCCGCCAGGCCACTGTGCTTTCAggatctctgcagctgcagccggCCCCCGCCACCGTCTTCCAGATGCCAGCACAGCTGGCTGGAGCTTACGCCGCAGGAGGGCAGGGGCAACAAGCCACCCTGGTCCACAGTCCTGCTCTTGGGAACCACATCACCCTGATCAACAGTTCAGGGGTGCTTCCCCAGGATCTCACTTCCATCTCGATTGTCAATGGCCCCTCGGTTGTTCAGGGACTGCCGTTCGCCGCTCAGGCTGCGGCTCCACAGGCGGGAGTGACAGACGGGCAGCTGAGCCTTCAGCGGGCCTCTGTGGTGCTGCTGCCTGAGAGGCCTGTTCAGGAGGAGAGGAGCGGCTCAGAGGAGGCTTTCCACCAGCTACAAAAG CCCTTTGGACATGTGGTCCAGCATGTCTCGGTGCAGCCCGGCTCTGCGGGGCTCCagtcctctcctcctctccctcctcctcctgctcttcctcagGTGGTTGCGGTCTTACAGCCCCCACCTGAGCCTCCTCATGTCCCTGAAGCAGCTGTGGAGACGCCCAAGCTCCTGATGCCCTCAGCAGACCTCAGCCAAGTCGTGGAAGAGGTCGCCCACTCGATGAGTCAAAGCCAGGACTTTATGCAACACATGCCACAG GATGTGCTTAGTTCTCCCATCCCATCTGAATTATTGGTCGGAGATCTGCCAGTGGTTCCGATTGAGCCCCTCACCTCCCCGGCTGGCAGCGACGGAGCCAGTCCACCCCGGAGCGGAGCCGCGTCTGAACCGGATGCTCACATGATCTCCGGCCGGCGCTGTGAGGTCTCCCCGCatccctcggaaccggaagacGCGACGATGATCTGCTCCCCGTCTCTGGTTCAGGACGCTCCGAGACCAGCTCCGGCGACGTTCTCCCCTCCTGTTGGGCCTCAGACGTCGGCCTCCCAGGCCCACATGGAGGCTCCAGTCCAGTACCACGTCCCGCAGAGCTTATTTGCGGAGACCCAGGCGAATGTCCAGAGTGTCTCCCAGCCTCCCGGACAGGTGCAGCCCCCCGTCTCCCAGCCCCCGTCTTCGAGCTGCACTCCCGCCCGCCGCAGCCCGTCCCCGCTGCATGTCAGCGTCCCGGTGCCTCAGCAGCAGACTGCGCCCGCTCCTCTCTCCAACGAGGGAGACGACTCTGCTGTCCAACAGCACACACAAAACA AGCCCACAGCTGCCTTGGAGAGTAAGAGCTACACTCTCAATGTACATCCACCCTCTCCTGCAGATCGACTTCAGGGGCCTCCCAACCAGTGTGGCCCCGTCCAGCACAGCGGCAAAAAG CTGGCAGATAATCTGGAACTGCAGCGAGAGGAGAGGCTCACACCAGCAATGCGCAGACACAG attccagcagcagctctgtttGGACCACGGAGCCGTGCAGAACCCGTTCACCCGGCTGGCGTTCACCACTCTGAAAGACGCCGTTAGAAGCCTGCTACCGTACCACACCTGCGCCGGTCACCTGCCCACTCAAGACGACTTCAGCTTAG TGGATCAGGAGTTTGACTCTGTATCTGGTTTCCTGCTAAAACGCACCAAGGACATGGTCAACAAATACAGGCAGCTATTGGTTAAGGAAACCCAG CAGGAGAGTCCGTCGGCAGAGATGGTGATGCTGGAGCGTCTCTTCCTCCAGGCCGAGAGGTACACGCTGGCGGAGGAGAGACGGCGGGCTCGCAAAGATCCAG AAACATTTATGACATCTTTGGTGACGTCAGCGTCTTCCCCTCACAGTGCCCAGTCCTCTGGCTTCTCTCACGCACATTCTTCTAGCAGCCCCTCCTCCCCGCCAGCCTGGGCACGACTGACCGAAAGACCCCCAGGACTGAAGACCTACCGCTCCAGCTCACGCGGAGCTCTAAGACTCACTATCAAGCAGGAGTCAGGCTCTCGCAAAGTGATCCACAACTCAGCCTGCGATCCGGGACTCAAGAGGGACCACACGGGGCAGCTGACAAACGGCGGCGGAGGTGTCAATGAACGTCACCCCCAGGCAACCAACGGAGCTCCTCGACATTCCCAGTACGGAGACGAAATGTCCGACGGCGCTCTTGGCTGTAACGCCGCGGAACAGGTCCCACAGACGGTGCCCGACTCCGAAGCAAAGCCTCCGATTCCCCTTCCGATGACGGAACCGGAGGACGTTTGCTTCGAGATTGCCACCAGAGACATCGGCGCTCCAAAGCTGAAATGCTACAAGGTGGATGTGTCCCCTCAGCCGGAGCAGCGCTTCAGCCCCGCGTCCCTGCCTTTCCAAGAGGACAACATCCTCAGCGAACATCTACAGAGTGCCATAGACAGCATACTGGAGCTCCAGCGCCTGCAGGGCCCCTCGGTGGCCCCGGGCAGGGCGGCGCCAGGCCCTTCACTGGACCAGCCAGTCACCAGCATTCTGGGGGGACACCTGTGA